One region of Scomber scombrus chromosome 10, fScoSco1.1, whole genome shotgun sequence genomic DNA includes:
- the LOC133987787 gene encoding alpha-1,3-mannosyl-glycoprotein 4-beta-N-acetylglucosaminyltransferase C-like, with the protein MRRHSKKKNVLLAVLLAAGGFYFISHLDFLISGPTKSQEVTPNELSWEAERLVSKESWVEQGDYLPLNVSYLVLAGALSTQQRYLSVGISSVKREKGSYLIPTLQSLFSQSSPEECSSMVVVVLLADFDVSWRVTTVRDIKAAFTSELEQGHLVILHVPEEFYPPLTGLKRNYNDAPERVSFRSKQNLDYAFLVHYSSALGRYYLQLEDDVSSAKNFLTTIKRRVEEQEARKTTWAMLEFSSLGFIGKLYKSAHLPQLVRFLFLFYQEMPCDWLMSHFRELLTQRKPILLKPSLFQHMGTFSSFQGTYNKLKDKDFEEGLYSNPPAEVYSDMSTYQKHFPKLAWDAGEGFFWGRSPEKGNYLTVVFTEPTVVTEIFVESGSGGKDLLESASVEIGHNVVTTEKEENSCKEFQSVGTVENGRFKMQEIDKKYSSESSCLRILVTAGQKDWVIIRKIRITTKTSTRPPHQAQV; encoded by the exons ATGAGACGTCattcaaagaagaagaatgttCTTTTGGCCGTGCTGCTCGCTGCAGGGGGATTCTACTTCATTAGCCATTTGGACTTCCTCATTTCT ggCCCGACAAAGTCACAGGAAGTCACTCCAAATGAGTTAAGTTGGGAAGCAGAGAGGTTGGTTAGTAAGGAGTCCTGGGTGGAACAGGGAGATTACCTGCCTCTCAATGTGTCCTACCTGGTGCTGGCAGGAGCATTATCTACTCAACAGA GGTATTTGTCTGTTGGGATATCATCGGTGAAGAGGGAGAAGGGCAGCTACCTGATCCCCACCTTGCAATCCCTGTTCTCCCAGTCGTCGCCTGAAGAGTGCTCTTCCATGGTGGTAGTGGTACTGCTAGCAGATTTCGACGTCAGCTGGAGAGTCACTACAGTGAGGGATATCAAAGCCGCGTTCACCTCGGAGCTAGAGCAAGGCCACCTGGTGATCCTGCATGTTCCGGAGGAGTTTTACCCCCCTCTTACAG GTCTAAAGAGGAACTACAACGACGCTCCAGAAAGAGTGTCGTTCCGTTCCAAGCAGAACCTGGATTACGCCTTCCTAGTCCACTACAGCAGTGCTCTTGGTCGGTACTACCTCCAGCTAGAGGACGACGTCTCCTCCGCAAAGAACTTCCTCACCACCATCAAGAGACGTGTTGAGGAGCAAGAAGCAAGGAAAACTACCTGGGCAATGCTGGAGTTTTCCTCACTTGGCTTTATAGGGAAACTCTACAAATCGGCTCACCTCCCGCAACTTGTccgcttcctcttcctcttctaccAGGAAATGCCTTGCGACTGGTTGATGTCACACTTCAGAGAGTTGCTCACTCAGAGAAAGCCAATCCTCCTTAAACCCTCACTGTTCCAACACATGGGGACTTTTTCCTCGTTCCAAGGGACGTACAACAAACTAAAGGACAAGGATTTCGAGGAGGGGTTATACTCCAATCCTCCAGCAGAGGTTTACTCCGATATGTCCACCTACCAGAAACACTTCCCCAAACTGGCATGGGATGCCGGGGAGGGATTCTTCTGGGGACGCTCCCCAGAGAAAGGAAACTACCTGACTGTAGTGTTCACAGAGCCTACAGTGGTTACAGAGATATTTGTGGAATCTGGGTCGGGAGGGAAAGACCTCCTGGAGTCAGCTTCGGTGGAAATAGGCCACAATGTGGTTACCACCGAAAAAGAGGAGAATAGCTGCAAAGAGTTCCAGTCAGTAGGGACAGTAGAAAACGGGAGGTTCAAGATGCAGGAGATAGACAAAAAGTACAGCTCTGAATCTTCCTGTCTCAGAATACTCGTCACAGCCGGACAGAAGGATTGGGTAATCATCAGGAAAATCAGGATCACAACAAAGACAAGTACACGTCCTCCACACCAAGCACAGGTGTGA
- the cfap126 gene encoding protein Flattop produces the protein MSSSYSASQFDSAYKPQRLQNWCETKPFKQRPTAQEGHTAFIADDRGHLLQGVVKRGSAWPDFKGTWDLPVRIPAHRINPTGRSVVGLNRLKSWGFDTSINGQFQPHRGSRNTDELQDAAKQTNGDEQQDGAAPSSAPTSAAQARPASQTRPITGGERSASQNRDSMAAAFGSDARSAEDKRAIRDSEVEAALRPATGEGTSSRPNTGKGKLVSNVSSVSQGGPSSSKQRQRDEQLEQ, from the exons ATGTCGTCCAGTTACTCTGCAAGCCAG TTTGACAGCGCCTACAAGCCGCAGCGGCTGCAGAACTGGTGTGAGACCAAGCCCTTCAAACAG agaccCACTGCACAGGAGGGTCATACCGCCTTCATTGCTGATGATAGAGGACATCTGCTCCAAGGAGTGGTTAAG AGGGGCAGTGCATGGCCAGATTTTAAGGGGACGTGGGATCTACCTGTTCGTATCCCAGCTCACCGCATAAACCCCACAGGCCGCTCTGTGGTGGGTCTCAACAGGCTGAAGTCGTGGGGGTTTGACACATCTATCAATGGCCAGTTTCAGCCACACAgaggcagcagaaacacagatgaGCTGCAGGATGCTGCCAAGCAG ACCAATGGGGACGAACAGCAGGACGGCGCCGCCCCGTCCTCCGCGCCCACATCTGCGGCTCAAGCCCGCCCGGCATCTCAGACCCGGCCCATTACCGGAGGCGAGAGATCTGCCAGCCAGAACCGAGACTCGATGGCAGCGGCGTTTGGATCCGACGCTCGGTCTGCCGAGGATAAACGAGCCATTCGGGATTCAGAAGTGGAAGCAGCTTTGAGGCCTGCTACTGGAGAGGGGACAAGCAGCAGGCCCAATACTGGCAAAGGGAAACTAGTGAGCAATGTTTCATCAGTGAGCCAAGGAGGACCATCATCCtcaaagcagagacagagagatgaacagctagaacagtga
- the ccnq gene encoding cyclin-Q yields the protein MEGPSSRSSHTQDRPPCPPGRRASCDGAESDHARDTKTHFRVCRFIMETGVKLEMRSVPVATACVLYHHFFERVSIRAYEPYLVAMSCLYLAGKVEEQHLRTRDIINVSHRYFNSGSAPLECDKEFWDVRDSVVQCELLILRQLNFQVSFEHPHKYLLHYLPSVKSLVNRHAWSRAPVAETSWALLRDCYHGAMCIRHTPQHIAIATLYLALNSYGVELPVGEKEWWQVLCEDVTKADIDAVISDLLQLYDMEAKCI from the exons ATGGAGGGTCCGTCCTCTCGTTCCTCTCACACCCAGGATAGACCGCCGTGTCCGCCGGGCAGGAGAGCCTCGTGTGACGGTGCAGAGTCTGACCATGCCCGGGACACCAAAACACACTTTCGCGTCTGTCGCTTCATTATGGAGACAG GAGTGAAGCTGGAAATGCGCTCGGTTCCCGTGGCTACAGCGTGTGTGTTGTACCATCATTTCTTTGAGCGTGTCAGCATCCGTGCCTATGAACCCTACCTGGTGGCCATGAGCTGTCTGTACCTGGCCGGCAAAGTGGAGGAGCAGCACCTCAGGACGCGTGACATCATCAACGTGAGCCACAG GTATTTCAACAGCGGCAGCGCCCCTCTAGAATGTGACAAGGAGTTCTGGGACGTGAGGGACAGCGTGGTGCAGTGCGAGCTCCTCATCCTCCGACAACTCAACTTCCAAGTGTCCTTTGAACACCCGCACAAG tatTTACTCCACTATCTGCCTTCCGTGAAATCGCTCGTGAACCGCCACGCGTGGTCCCGAGCTCCCGTCGCTGAGACTTCCTGGGCGTTGCTTAGAGACTGTTACCACGGAGCCATGTGCATCCGCCACACACCCCAACACATCGCCATAGCGACGCTGTACCTCGCACTAAACAGCTATGGAGTGGAGCTGCCTGTCGGGGAGAAAGAGTGgtggcag gtgctGTGCGAGGACGTGACGAAAGCAGACATCGATGCTGTGATCTCGGACCTTCTCCAACTGTACGACATGGAGGCCAAGTGTATCTGA